The genomic stretch TCTGATCTCAGATCTCATACCCCTGGATAATGAGAAATGATAAGAGGGGAGTAAGTTGAAATGACAACGACGTTTATGGCGTCGCCGAAGCTGTTCTATACGTCAGAATCGGTGACTGAGGGACATCCTGATAAATTGTGTGATCAAATTTCCGATGCGGTGCTGGACGCGATCATCGGTGCGGACCCCAATGCCCGTGTGGCGTGCGAGTGTGCCACGACCACCGGCCTGATCTGCGTGATGGGTGAGATCACCACCAGCACGTATGTGGACATTCAGACGATTGCGCGCGAGACGCTGCGCAACATTGGCTATACCCGCGCGAAGTACGGCTTCGATTGCGACACCTGCGCGGTGCTGGTTTCGATCAAGGAACAGTCGGCCGACATTGCCCTGGGTGTGGATAAGGCCTACGAAGCCAAGCACGGCGAAATCTCCGACGAGGCGATCGAGGCCATCGGCGCGGGCGATCAGGGTATGATGGTGGGCTTTGCCTGCAACGAGACCGAGGAGTTGATGCCGATGTCCATCGTCCTGGCGCATAAGCTGACGCGGCGCCTGGCGCAGGTGCGCAAGGATGGCGAACTCACCTACCTGCGGCCGGACGGCAAGTCCCAGGTGACGGTGGAGTATCACTACGGCAAGCCGGTGCGTGTGGACGCAATCGTGATCTCCACGCAGCACGCGCCGGACGTGACGCAGGACGAAATCCGCAGCGACATCATCGAGTACGTCATCAATCATGTCATTCCCGTGGCGATGATGGATGACCAGACCAAGATCTACGTCAATCCGACCGGCCGCTTCGTCACCGGCGGGCCGTTGGGCGACGCCGGCCTGACCGGGCGCAAGATCATCGTGGACACCTACGGCGGTGTGGCCCGGCATGGCGGCGGCGCCTTCTCCGGCAAGGACCCGACGAAGGTGGATCGCTCCGGCGCGTACATGGCCCGTTATGTTGCCAAGAACGTGGTGGCGGCCGGCCTGGCGGACCGCATCGAGCTGCAGATCTCCTACGCCATCGGCGTGGCGCGGCCGCTCTCCCTCAGCATCGAAACGTTCGGCACCGGCCGCGTGCCAGACGAGCGCATCGTGGACTTGATCCACCAGCACTTCGACCTGCGCCCGGCCGCGATCATCCGTGACCTCAACCTGCGCCGGCCGATCTACCTGCAGACCGCCAGCTACGGCCACTTCGGTCGCCACGACCTGGACCTGCCGTGGGAAAAGACCGACAAGGCCGCAGCCCTGCGCG from Candidatus Amarolinea dominans encodes the following:
- a CDS encoding methionine adenosyltransferase, with product MASPKLFYTSESVTEGHPDKLCDQISDAVLDAIIGADPNARVACECATTTGLICVMGEITTSTYVDIQTIARETLRNIGYTRAKYGFDCDTCAVLVSIKEQSADIALGVDKAYEAKHGEISDEAIEAIGAGDQGMMVGFACNETEELMPMSIVLAHKLTRRLAQVRKDGELTYLRPDGKSQVTVEYHYGKPVRVDAIVISTQHAPDVTQDEIRSDIIEYVINHVIPVAMMDDQTKIYVNPTGRFVTGGPLGDAGLTGRKIIVDTYGGVARHGGGAFSGKDPTKVDRSGAYMARYVAKNVVAAGLADRIELQISYAIGVARPLSLSIETFGTGRVPDERIVDLIHQHFDLRPAAIIRDLNLRRPIYLQTASYGHFGRHDLDLPWEKTDKAAALRAEAGLG